The following proteins are co-located in the Takifugu flavidus isolate HTHZ2018 chromosome 16, ASM371156v2, whole genome shotgun sequence genome:
- the odc1 gene encoding ornithine decarboxylase translates to MNTEMEFSFLEEGFSAKDIVEQKIKESSVTDDRDAFYVCDLGDVLKKHVRWMRALPRITPFYAVKCNDSVSVLKTLASLGTGFDCASKTEIQLVQSLGVDPSKIIYANPCKQVSQIKYASAHGVKMMTFDSEVELMKVARCHDNAKLVLRIATDDSKAVCRLSVKFGVPVKACRGLLERAKELGLDVIGVSFHVGSGCTDPKAYTQAIADARCVFDIGNELGFKMDLLDIGGGFPGSDDAELQFEEITAVINPTLEKYFPADSDVKIIAEPGRFYVASAYTLVVNIIAKKVIVDEDSDEEDERTNEKTVMYYVNDGVYGSFNCILYDHAHCMPTLHKKRKPDEVRYSSSIWGPTCDGLDRIVELCSLPDLQVGDWLVFENMGAYTVAASSTFNGFQKPDLHYIMSRPAWQSVQQISSQGMLPPAEESSLFEAVGCGRESSLDIPMKSCQANVV, encoded by the exons ATGAACACAGAGATGGAATTCTCTTTCTTGGAGGAGGGCTTTTCTGCCAAAGATATTGTTGAGCAGAAGATCAAGGAGTCGTCCGTGACG GATGACAGGGATGCCTTCTATGTCTGCGACTTGGGAGATGTGTTGAAGAAACACGTGCGATGGATGAGGGCTCTGCCTCGCATCACTCCTTTCTACGCCGTCAAATGCAACGACAGCGTGTCCGTGCTAAAGACCCTGGCGTCACTGGGAACTGGCTTCGACTGTGCGAGCAAA ACAGAGATTCAGCTGGTTCAGTCACTGGGAGTGGATCCAAGCAAAATAATCTATGCAAATCCTTGCAAACAAGTTTCCCAAATCAAATATGCATCTGCACATGGAGTCAAGATGATGACGTTTGATAGTGAAGTGGAACTCATGAAAGTGGCTCGCTGTCACGACAATGCCAA GCTGGTTCTGCGCATCGCTACTGACGATTCAAAGGCGGTGTGTCGCCTCAGCGTGAAGTTTGGGGTACCGGTGAAAGCATGCCGAGGTCTTCTGGAGCGGGCTAAAGAACTGGGCCTTGATGTGATTGGTGTCAGCTTTCATGTTGGCAGTGGATGCACCGACCCAAAAGCCTACACCCAGGCAATCGCTGATGCTCGCTGTGTGTTTGATATTGGG AATGAACTTGGGTTCAAGATGGACCTGTTGGACATCGGCGGTGGTTTCCCTGGTTCCGATGATGCTGAACTCCAGTTCGAAGAG ATCACAGCTGTAATCAACCCCACCTTGGAAAAGTATTTCCCTGCTGACTCTGATGTTAAGATCATTGCTGAGCCAGGACGCTTTTATGTGGCTTCGGCTTACACGCTGGTTGTCAACATCATCGCTAAGAAGGTCATCGTGGACGAAGACTctgatg aggaggatgagaggaccAATGAAAAGACTGTCATGTACTACGTCAACGATGGTGTGTATGGATCCTTCAACTGTATACTCTACGACCATGCACACTGCATGCCAACGCTCCATAAG AAAAGAAAGCCAGATGAGGTCAGGTATTCTAGTAGCATCTGGGGACCAACGTGCGATGGCCTCGATCGCATCGTTGAGCTGTGTAGTCTGCCTGACCTACAGGTTGGTGACTGGCTGGTCTTTGAGAACATGGGGGCCTACACGGTAGCAGCCTCCTCTACCTTTAATGGCTTCCAAAAACCTGACTTGCACTACATCATGTCCCGCCCTGCCTG GCAATCTGTGCAGCAGATCTCCTCCCAGGGAATGCTCCCCCCTGCTGAGGAGTCGAGCCTGTTCGAAGCGGTGGGGTGTGGCCGAGAAAGCAGCTTGGATATCCCGATGAAGTCCTGCCAAGCCAATGTGGTTTAG